Part of the Pseudomonas lijiangensis genome is shown below.
GGCCCGCAGCCTTGTAGTAGTCGGTGACCACCTTGGAGCCGGGGGCCAGAGAGCTTTTCACCCATGGCTTGCGCTTCAGGCCTTTTTCCACGGCCTTTTTCGCCACCAGCCCGGCAGCCATCATCACGCTGGGGTTGGAGGTGTTGGTGCAGGAGGTAATGGCGGCGATGACCACTGCGCCATTTTTCAGCCGGTGAGTCTGGCCATCGTGCTCATACTCGGCCTCACCACTGACCTGTCCGGCATTGCCCACGGCTACGCCACCACCGCCTTCGCTTTCCAGGCGACCTTCTTCAGTGCGGGCAGGCTTGACCTGCAGGCCGAGAAAGTCATCGAAGGCCTGTGGGACGGTGGGCAGATCGACTCGATCCTGTGGACGTTTCGGTCCGGCCAGACTGGCCTGTACAGTGCCCATGTCCAGTTCCAGGCTGTCGGTGAACACCGGTTCCTTGCCCGGCAGTCGCCAAAGGCCCTGGGCCTTGCAATAGGCTTCCACCAGTTTCACCGTGGTATCCGGACGGCCGGAAAGGCGCAGGTAATCCAGGGTCACATCGTCCACCGGGAAGAAGCCGCAGGTTGCGCCATATTCGGGGGCCATATTGGCAATGGTCGCCCGGTCGGCCAGCGGCAGATCCGCCAGCCCGTCGCCATAGAACTCGACGAACTTGCCGACCACGCCTTTCTTGCGCAGCATCTGGGTGACAGTCAGCACCAGGTCTGTCGCGGTGATGCCTTCCTTCAGCTTGCCAGTCAGCTTGAAGCCGATCACTTCCGGGATCAGCATCGACACCGGCTGGCCGAGCATGGCCGCTTCGGCTTCGATCCCGCCCACGCCCCAGCCCAGTACGCCCAGGCCGTTGATCATGGTGGTGTGGGAATCGGTGCCCACCAGGGTGTCGGGGAAGGCGTAGGTGCGGCCATCTTCTTCTTTGGTCCAGACCGTGCGGCCCAGGTATTCCAGATTCACCTGATGACAGATGCCGGTGCCCGGTGGGACCACGCTGAAGTTGTCGAAGGCGCTCTGGCCCCAGCGCAGGAAGGCATAGCGCTCACCATTGCGTTGCATTTCGATCTCGACGTTGTCGCCAAAGGCATCGGGATCGCCAAATCGGTCCACCATGACCGAGTGATCGATGACCAGGTCCACCGGTGACAACGGATTGATCCGCTGCGGGTCGCCACCGGCCTTGGCCACGGCGGCGCGCATTGCTGCCAGATCCACCACGGCGGGCACGCCGGTAAAGTCCTGCATCAGAACCCTGGCAGGGCGGTATTGAATCTCGCGGTCCGAGCGGCGTTCGCTCAGCCAGGCGGCAAGTGCCTTGAGGTCGTCACCGGTGACGGTCTTGTCGTCTTCCCAGCGCAACAGGTTTTCCAGCAGCACCTTGAGCGACATGGGCAGTCTGTCCAGGTCGCCTAATGATTTCGCGGCTTCCGGCAGGCTGAAGTAATGGTAGGTCTGGTTGTCGATTTCGAGTGTTTTCAGGCTTTTCAGGCTATCCAGGGAGGGCATGAATGACTCCTTTTAGAGTTATGCAAGCAGTATTGGCTCCATGCAACAGGTCGGGAGCTTCGGCATTCTGTGGACTGTCGAGCTGCGCCAGTGGTTCCTGATTGGGCTATCATGCGCGGCTTTCAAGTCTGCGGGGCCGGGAGTCACCATGAATACGCTGTTTATGCATTGCCGACCGGGTTTCGAAAGCGAGGTCTGTTCGGAGATATCCGAGCATGCTGCGCGCCTGAATGTGGCCGGTTATGCCAAGGCCAAGCCCGATACGGCATGTGCCGAGTTCATCTGCACCGAAGAAGACGGTGCCCAGCGTCTGATGAGCGGTCAGCGTTTTGACCGGTTGATCTTCCCGCGGCAATGGGCTCGGGGAGTTTTTCTCGATTTGCCTGAAACCGACCGCATCAGCGTGATTCTGGCTCACATGGCGAGTTTTCCGGTCTGCGGCAGTGTGTGGCTGGAGGTGGTAGACACCAACGATGGCAAGGAACTGTCGAACTTCTGCAAGAAATTCGAGGCTCCGCTGCGCAAGGCCCTGACTCAGGCAGGCAAACTGGTGGACGATCCGCGCAAGCCGCGTCTGCTGCTGACGTTCAAGAGTGGCCGCGAAGTGTTTCTGGGGCTGGCCGAGGCTGATAACTCGGCGATGTGGCCCATGGGTATTCCGCGCCTGAAGTTTCCACGGGAAGCGCCGAGCCGTTCGACCTTGAAACTCGAAGAGGCCTGGCATCACTTCATTCCACGCCAGGAGTGGGATGAGCGCCTGTCCAGCGACATGACGGGCGTCGACCTGGGTGCGGCGCCGGGTGGCTGGACGTATCAACTGGTACGTCGCGGCATGCTGGTCACGGCCATCGATAACGGCCCAATGGCTGAAAGCCTCATGGAAACCGGTCTGGTGCAGCATTTGATGGCTGACGGCTTCACCTACAAGCCCCGGCAGACAGTGGACTGGATGGTTTGCGACATTGTCGAGAAACCGGCCCGCAACGCTGCCTTGCTGGAAACCTGGCTGGGGGAGGGCTTGTGTCGTGAGGCGGTGGTCAACCTCAAGCTGCCCATGAAACAGCGCTACGCTGAGGTGCGCCGCCTGCTGGATCGTATCGAGGAAGGTTTTCAGGCGCGTGGTGTGAGGGTTTCGATTGGCTGCAAGCAGCTCTATCACGACCGCGAGGAAGTGACCTGTCACCTGCGCAGGCTGGACGTTGCCAAGGCAAGCCGACCGCGCAAGGGCTGATTGGCCTGATTGAGTGAATTGAGCGACAATTGCCGCCAGTTTCTGGAGTGCCCCATGTCTGAACCCATCGAAAACCAGCCCGTTGATGCAACCCTGGATGCCAGCGGGCTCAATTGCCCGGAACCTGTGATGATGCTGCATCAGAAGGTTCGCGACCTGCATGCCGGTGGCCTGCTCAAGGTGATTGCCACAGACCCTTCGACCCGGCGCGACATTCCCAAATTCTGTGTGTTTCTCGGCCATGAGCTGGTCGAGCAGCAGGCTGATGGCGGGACTTTTCTCTACTGGATCCGCAAGAAACAGGATTGAGGCAGGCTCTCCTGCCGCCCGCATGACGATGGATCGTTCCCCCTTCGGTTAACAGAGACTCTTTCATGCGCATTGTCGCTGACGAAAATATCCCGCTGCTCGATGCCTTTTTTGCCCATTTCGGCGAGATACGTCGCTTGCCGGGTCGCTCCATTGATCGGGCGGCGGTTGCCGATGCCGATATCCTGCTGGTGCGTTCGGTGACCAACGTCGACCGCGGGATGCTCGAAGGCAGTGCGGTGCGCTTTGTCGGGACCTGCACCATTGGCACGGATCATCTGGATCTGGAGTATTTCCAGCAAGCGGGCATCCAGTGGTCCAGTGCGCCGGGCTGCAATGCCCGAGGCGTCGTGGACTACGTGCTGGGCAGCCTGCTGACCCTGGCTGAAATCGAAGGCGCAGACCTCAGGCAGCGAACCTATGGCGTGGTCGGCGCCGGTCAGGTGGGTGGCCGCCTGATCAAGGTGCTCAAGGCGCTGGGCTGGAATGTGCTGGTCTGCGATCCGCCGAGGGCCGAAGAGGGCGGCGAGTACGTCAGCCTTGACGAGATCGTTGCCCGTTGCGATGTCATCAGCCTGCACACGCCTTTGACCAGAAGCGGCGAGCACCCCACCTGGCATCTGCTCGACGAGTCGCGTCTGCGTCAGCTCAGGCAAGGCGCCTGGCTTATCAATGCCAGCCGTGGTGCGGTGATCGATAACCTCGCGCTGCATGACGTCCTGCTGGAACGCGAAGACCTGCAGGCGGTACTCGATGTCTGGGAAGGCGAGCCTCAGGTCAATGTGCCGCTGGCGGACTTGTGTGTGATCGGCACGCCGCACATCGCAGGCTACAGCCTCGATGGCAGGCAGCGCGGAACCGCGCAGATCTATCAGGCGCTGTGTAACTTTCTCGATCAGCCGGCAACCATTCTGCTGGACGACCTGCTGCCGCGTCCCTGGCTGGCGCAAGTCAGTCTGGACGGGCAAACCGATCCGGTCTGGGCGCTGAATATGCTGTGCAGGGGCGTTTATGATCCGCGCCGCGACGATGCGGATTTTCGTCGCAGCCTGGTGAACGACACGGCCAGTCAGCGTCTGGCCTTTGATGCCCTGCGCAAGCATTACCCGCCACGTCGGGAAATCGAAGGGTTGAAGGTGCGACTGGAAGGGGAGTCAGAGGTGTTGAGGCAGATGGTTCTGGCGCTGGGTGCGTCGCTGGTCTGAGCAATCGGCGAATAACCGGCAGAAAAAACCCGACACGGAGGTCGGGTTCTCAAAAAGGGGTGATGCTCAGTTCTGTTTTTCAGGCGTGACCCAGGACTTTTCGCATTCCTGGCAGGCTGCCTGAACCATTTCTTCGGTAATGACGATTTCACGCCCGTCCTTGTCGAGCACTGCGCCCCCTACTGAAAGGTTGGGGGTGGCTCGTACGACCTGGACTTGATTGCTTCCTTCTTGCGCGTTCATAGTCTTTCTCCTTGATCAGGTGTTATCACTAAACTACCCGCGTTTGATGACCGTGCAGTGACAGTTCCAGTCGCAAGCTGAGCCCCAGTGCAACAGAAATGATATAAAACTGCCAGTTTTTGCTTAGAACGATCCCTTCTAGAAAACCGGTGAGGTGTCATAACGCCGGTTTTATTGCTTCAGACACAGGTTCATGATTATGCCTTCGGTGTTTTCCATCGCTCAAAGACCTGCCATTCGTCTGGCCCTGAGTTTTATCTCTCCCTATCGTTGGCATGCTCTGGGGGCACTGCTGGCTCTGGTCATTACGGCAGGCCTCATGCTGTTCATGGGGCAGGGCATCAAGATGATCGTGGATCATGGGTTCATGACCGGTTCTGCCGAGCAGCTCGAGCGATCGATCGGTTTTTTCCTGTTGGTGACAGTCGGCCTGTCCATCGGCACGTTTACCCGTTTTTACCTGGTGTCGTGGATCGGTGAGCGGGTGGTGGCGGATTTGCGCAATCGCGTATTCGAGCACCTGATCAATCTGCATCCGGCGTTCTACGAAAATAACCGCAGCTCGGAAATCCAGTCGCGGCTTACAGCTGATACCACCTTGCTGCAATCGGTGGTGGGCTCTTCCCTGTCGATATTCCTGCGCAGTGCGCTGATGGTGATTGGCGGGATCATTCTCTTGTTCATCACCAATCCCAAGCTGACCAGTATTGTGGTGCTGACCTTGCCGCTGGTGATCGTGCCGATCCTGGTATTCGGTCGCCGGGTGCGTCGCCTGTCCCGGGAAACCCAGGATCGTGTGGCCGACGTGGGCAGCTATGTCGCCGAGGCGCTCAGGCAGATCAAGACGGTTCAGGCCTATAACCATCAGGAGCATGACAAGGCGCACTTTTCCCAAACGGTCGAAAAGGCCTTTGGCACCGCCCGTAAATATATTCTGCAGCGGTCCTGGCTGATTACCGTGGTGATTTCCCTGGTGCTGGGTGCTGTCGGCGTGATCCTGTGGGTCGGCGGGATGGACGTGATCAAAGGCACCATCACCAGCGGCGAGCTATCGGCTTTTGTGTTCTATGCGCTTCTGGTCGGCACCTCCTTTGGTTCGTTGAGCGAGGTGATCGGCGAATTGCAGCGCGGTGTGGGGGCGGCTGAACGTATCAGCGAACTGCTTCAGGTCCGCAGCGAAATCACACCGCCAGCCAGCGGCCTTCTTGGCCTGCCGCCCAGGGTCAGTGGCCGTCTGGAGCTGGAGAACGTGAGTTTCGCCTACCCGTCCCGACTGGATCACAAGGCAATCGATGACTTGACCCTGAGCATCGCTGCCGGTGAAACCATTGCGCTGGTTGGTCCATCCGGGGCCGGCAAGTCAACGCTGTTCGATCTGCTGCTGCGCTTCTACGATCCACAGCAGGGAAACATTCTGATTGAAGGCGTGCCCATCCTGCAGCTTGACCCTCACGATCTGCGTCGCAACTTTGCCCTTGTCTCACAGACGCCTGCCCTGTTCTTTGGCAGCGTCGAAGACAACATTCGTTATGGCAACTCGCACGCGACTATCGAACAGGTCGAGGCCGCTGCACGTATTGCCCACGCCCATGAATTCATCATGCAGATGGCTGACGGTTACCAGACTCATCTGGGGGATGGCGGCCTCGGGTTGTCCGGCGGGCAGAGACAGCGTCTGGCCATTGCCCGGGCATTGCTGGTCGATGCGCCAATTCTGCTGCTGGACGAAGCCACCAGCGCGCTGGATGCGCAAAGTGAGCACCTGATCCAGCAGGCTCTGCCAAGCCTGATGAAAGGCCGTACCACGCTGGTGATCGCGCACCGACTGGCCACGGTACAGAATGCCGACCGTATTGCGGTGATTGATCAGGGGCGTCTGGTGGCGGTAGGAACTCATCGGCAACTGATAGCCAGCAATTCGCTGTACGCGCGTCTGGCGGCGCTTCAGTTCAATGTGCAGATGGAGGAGCCGGTTTGAGTCTTTGGCAGGCTGCGTGTCTGGCACGCAGCCCAGGCTTCAATCAGCGGTATTCGCACAGGTAAGCAGTGTCCACGCTCACCTTCAGCTGAAACTTGCTGTTGGCCGGTACATTGAACTGGCTGCCGCTGCTGAAGGTTTCCCATTCAGTACTGTCCGGCAGCTTGACGATCAGTTCGCCGGAAATCACGTGCATGATTTCACGTTGCGCTGTACCGAATTCATATTCGCCCGCTGCCATGACGCCAATGGTGGCCTGGCCTTCCGTCTGACTGAACGCGATGGATTTGACAGTGCCGTCGAAGTACTCATTGACCTTGAACATGGGAGATTCCTTGATAAAAGGGCTGAAAAGGGTCGAATAGTATGCCCAAGGTATCCAGCATCGTCACTTGGCAATACTGATATTCAATTGGGAAGAATCAACGGTAACAGTCTGGCAGTATTGCGGGCATCAACCAGTGCCCGATGCTGCTGGCCGCTGAACTGCATGCCCGCCAGTTGCAGCGCACTGTTGAGCCCGGGGGCGCGCTGTAATTGACGGGCCTCGGCGAAGCGCTGTTTGAGGTTTACATAAGGCAGCTCGTTCAGGGCACTTTCCAGTCGATGCTCGCGCCACTGTTCCTCCAGTTGCCTGCGGTCGTAATCTCCCCAACTGGCCCAGCCGACAATGCGTGCCTGATGATGGCTCAACCAGCGCTCGAACTGGGGCCATACATTGCTCAGGGATGCCGCGCTGTCGATATTGCTCTGGCTGATATGGGTCAGTTCCCGACAGAAGTGCGTCAGCAAGGGGCGGCGCGCGGGGCGTACGAAGCGTTCGAAGTGGTCCAGCTCGCGCCCATCCTGATTCACCAGCGTTGCACCGATCTCGATGATTTCCATTTCTGCGACCGGCCATCCGCCTTCTTCGGTGGTAGCCTCCAGGTCGATCACCAGCCAATGCGGCATTATGAAGCTCCCATCCAACAGTTTTAGTGAGTCCAGAGTAGCCATATTCATCTGGCTATGCTCGATAAGGTTTTACTGCGCTGTTGCCGATACTTCAATCGACCGTTGAATACTTCAGGGGTGCCTTGTCTTTTGTCGCATTCGCCCTTGGACTTTTCAGGTTATGTGCGACTTATTCCGATTCATGGATTTGGGAGTTGTTTAAACTGCTGAAAGCGCATAGCGTGTGGCGTTTTTAATCGATACCTTTTCATGAAGACGCGCGCAGTAATAACCGATGTGTTGTTGCGTAAGGGAGCGATGCTGATCGTCTCGCTCCTGGTGAGTTGGCAGGTCCAGGCCGCTCAGGTCGTGCAAGTGGCGGCCGTGCATTTTCCGCCCTATATGATTCGCCCTGAAAGAGGCAACGATACCGGGCTTCTGCCCAAGCTTATCGAGGCCTTGAATGCCAGTCAGCGGGACTATGAGTTCGTGGTGGTGCCGACTTCCGTGCAGCGTCGCTTCCGTGACTTTGCCCAGGGCCGTTTCGATATCGCCATTTTTGAAAACCCTGACTGGGGCTGGAAACATGTCGCCTATGACAAGGTGGACATGGGGCTTGAGGATGCCGAAGTCTTTGTGGCCCGTCGGGTCGAGGGGCGTCAGCAGAGTTACTTCGATGATCTTTCGGACAAGCGTCTGGCCCTGTTCAGCGGTTATCACTATGGATTCGCCAACTTCAATGCAGACCAGAAGTATCTGAGCGAAAACTTCAATGCCACCTCGACCTATTCCCATGACAGCAATCTATTGATGGTGATACGCGGGCGTGTGGATATTGCGCCGGTAACGCGTTCCTATCTGGTGGACTTCATGGCACATAACCCAAGCGAGGCCGAACAGTTTCTGGTCTCCGACCGGATCGATCAGCTTTATCGGCAATATGCACTGTTGCGACCGGGCGGCAGCATCAGCGCTACGAAGTTTGATCAGTTGTTGCAGCAATTGCGGGATAACGGGGAGTTCGCAAAAATCTTCGAGCCCCTGCACATCAAGGTCCTTGCCGTGCCTCCTTACTCAACTGCATCCGCGGACACTACAGTGAGCAAGAAGGTCGGAAGGTAGGGGTCATCGATCCTTGGCTTCCTTGGCATCCATCTCGGCATTGCGTTCATGAATACGCTTGAGCTGCTCTTCAGTCAGAGGCAGCTTTTGCGCCGTGTCGCGCAGTAACATCAAGCCACCTACGATAGAGCCAATTGCAACGATCAGAATCAACCAGGCATACCAGGGCATAGCACTCTCCTTGTAGTCATACCGGTTTGAGCAAGAGGCTGCTCAATGGTTCAAGTGTATGCGCTCTGGCAAGGCCGCGTGAGACCCGTCATGGTTTCACGCGGCCTTTTGTTTACGAGCCGGTCAGCATGGCGTCGGCAGGCGCGTTGGCACGCGACTGGGCGGTCAGGCTGAAGTAGATGAAACCCACGGCCATGAAGCAGAGGAAGATGAAGCCGATCAGCGGATTGAACCAGGCCATTGCCAGCAGGCATACCACGGCCAGGGTCAGGGCGATGCCCGGAACGATCGGGTAGCCCGGCGCCCGGAAGCTACGCTCCAGCAAGGGTTCGGTCTTGCGCAGCTTGAACAGGCTGAGCATGCTCATGATGTACATCACGATTGCGCCAAATACGGCCATGGTGATCATGGCCGCGGTCAGGGTCATGCCGCTCAGATTGATCAGGCCGTCACTGTAGATGGCAGCAATGCCGATCAGCCCACCGGCGATGATTGCCCGGTGCGGGGTCTGGAAGCGCGAGAGCTTGGCCAGCGAAGCAGGCAGGTAACCGGCACGCGCCAGGGCGAAGAACTGGCGCGAGTAGCCCAGAATGATCCCGTGGAAGCTGGCAACCAGACCAAACAGGCCGATCCAGACCAGCATGTGCAGCCAGCCTGAGTTATCGCCGACTACAGCCTTCATGGCCTGTGGCAGCGGGTCGTTGATGTTGGACAGGGTGCGCCAGTCGCCCACGCCGCCTGCAAACAGCATGACGCCGATGGCCAGCACTACCAGCGTCAGAATGCCGCTGACGTAGGCTTTGGGAATGGTCCGTTTCGGGTCCTTGGCTTCTTCGGCGGCCATGGCTGCACCTTCAATGGCCAGGAAGAACCAGATGGCGAATGGAATCGCGGCGAACATACCGGCAATCGCACCCGGGCCAAAGGTGCTGGAACCTGCCCAGCCATGCAATGCGAAGTTGCTGAAGCTGAAAGCCGGCGCCACAACGCCCATGAATACCAGCAGCTCGGCCACGGCCAGTACACAGACAACCAGCTCGAAGGTTGCTGCCAGCTTCACGCCCAGAATATTGAGGGTCATGAACACGATATAGGCTCCGACCGCCGCATGCTTGGGGTCCAGCTCAGGGTATTGCACGTTCAGGTAGGCACCGATTGCCAGGGCAATGGCCGGGGGCGCAAAGACGAATTCGATCAGCGTCGCCATGCCGGCGATCAGGCCGCCTTTCTCGCCGAATGCGCGGCGGCTATAGGCAAATGGACCGCCCGCGTGGGGAATGGCGGTTGTCAGCTCGGTAAAGCTGAAGATGAAACAGGTGTACATCGTTGCGACCATCAAGGCCGTGACCAGAAAACCGAGGGTTCCGGCTACGCCCCAGCCGTAGCTCCAGCCGAAGTATTCGCCTGAAATCACCAGCCCGACCGCGATCCCCCACAGGTGCAGCGTGCCCAGCGTTGGCTTGAGTTGTTGACTCATGTGTTTCTCCCTGATGCTTCGAAAAGCGTTGAAATATCTTTTTGCTTGCTCTTTTTATGTTTTCGTTTGCAGGCTCCGTGCCAGTGCATGAATCGTCGTCGTATTGCTTCAAATGGGGTCGTTTGCAGAACGTCTCCGGTTTCAGGTGGTTTCATGGGCTCAGGTTTGGTGCGCCCGGCCATGAAGGTGAGCGCTGCAAGTGCGTATTGGCTTTTTTAAAGTCCAGGTCCCGTCCGCCAGCAGGTTCGGCTACAATGCGCGCCGATTTCGACTTACCTGAGAACACGCTCATGTCCGCCTGCCAGACTCCTGTCATCGTCGCCCTGGATTTTCCGACCCGTGACGCCGCCTTGCGGCTGGCTGACCAGCTCGATCCAAAACTGTGCCGGGTGAAGGTCGGCAAGGAGCTGTTCACCAGTTGTGCTTCGGATATCGTCGAGACCCTGCGCAACAAGGGCTTCGAAGTGTTCCTGGACCTCAAGTTTCACGACATCCCCAACACCACTGCCATGGCCGTCAAGGCGGCAGCGGAAATGGGCGTCTGGATGGTGAACGTGCATTGCTCCGGCGGTCTGCGCATGATGTCGGCCTGCCGTGAAGTGCTTGAAAAGCGCAGCGGTCCTCAACCGCTGTTGATCGGCGTGACCGTGCTGACCAGCATGGAACGTGAAGATCTGGCGGGCATTGGTCTGGATATCGACCCACAAGTACAAGTGTTGCGTCTGGCAGCCCTGGCTGAAAAAGCCGGCATGGATGGCTTGGTGTGTTCGGCTTTGGAAGCTCAGGCGCTGAAGGCCGCTCACCCGTCCCTGCAACTGGTCACTCCAGGCATTCGTCCGGCAGGCAGCGCACAGGACGATCAACGTCGCATCCTGACGCCGCGCCAGGCACTGGACGCCGGTTCCGATTATCTGGTGATCGGCCGCCCGATCAGCCAGGCTGCCGATCCGGCCCAGGCCCTGGCGGCTGTGGTTGCCGAACTGGCCTGATACACCCGGCAGGAGCGAATTCATTCGCGAATGAATTCGCTCCTGTCATCAGACCTTCAGCACCAGCTTGCCGAAGTTCTCGCCACTGAAGAGCTTGAGCAGGGTTTCCGGGAAGGTTTCCAGTCCATCAACCACATCTTCGCGGCTCTTGAGCTTGCCTTCGGCAATCCAGCCCGCCATTTCCTGACCGGCTTCGGCGAAGCGCGAAGCGTAGTCCAGCACCACAAAGCCTTCCATGCGCGCACGGTTGACCAGCAGCGACAAATAGTTGCTCGGGCCTTTGATCGGTGACGTGTTGTTGTACTGGCTGATGGCACCGCAGATCACTACACGGGCTCGCGGTGCCAGACGGCTGAGCACGGCATCCAGAATGTCGCCGCCGACGTTATCGAAATACACGTCAACGCCTTTGGGGCACTCGCGTTTCAGGCCGGCAAGGACGTCTTCGCTCTTGTAGTCGATAACACCATCGAAACCCAGCTCTTCGG
Proteins encoded:
- the pyrF gene encoding orotidine-5'-phosphate decarboxylase yields the protein MSACQTPVIVALDFPTRDAALRLADQLDPKLCRVKVGKELFTSCASDIVETLRNKGFEVFLDLKFHDIPNTTAMAVKAAAEMGVWMVNVHCSGGLRMMSACREVLEKRSGPQPLLIGVTVLTSMEREDLAGIGLDIDPQVQVLRLAALAEKAGMDGLVCSALEAQALKAAHPSLQLVTPGIRPAGSAQDDQRRILTPRQALDAGSDYLVIGRPISQAADPAQALAAVVAELA